The Bradyrhizobium sp. WBAH42 genome includes a window with the following:
- a CDS encoding cold-shock protein, with protein MAMTGTVKFFNGERGYGFIKPDDGGRDVFVHITAVERAGLKDLAEGQRITFEVEPDKKGKGPKAVNLVILS; from the coding sequence ATGGCCATGACGGGAACGGTCAAGTTCTTCAACGGCGAGCGCGGCTACGGCTTCATCAAGCCTGACGACGGCGGTCGCGATGTCTTCGTTCACATCACCGCTGTGGAGCGGGCGGGACTGAAGGACCTTGCCGAAGGACAGCGTATTACTTTCGAAGTCGAACCGGACAAGAAGGGGAAGGGACCAAAGGCG
- a CDS encoding 23S rRNA (adenine(2030)-N(6))-methyltransferase RlmJ, producing the protein MNYRHAFHAGSFADVIKHIVLARILTYLQDKPAAFRVIDTHAGAGLYDLDSDEARRGGEWLTGIARLLQARLSNESAALTKPYLDIVRAFNPKGELKVYPGSPLIARGLLRPQDRLVACELEPKARKALIDALRRDEQARVVDLDGWVALPAFVPPKERRGLVLIDPPFEAKDEFERLGEVFSAAFAKWPTGIYVIWYPAKNRRATDTLAQTVARLAAAAKPTGKCLRLEFSVAPQADSAALTSTGLLIVNPPYTLHGELKTILPELEIPLGQGGAARFRLEAPKP; encoded by the coding sequence ATGAACTACCGCCACGCCTTCCACGCCGGCAGCTTCGCCGATGTCATCAAGCACATCGTGCTGGCGCGCATCCTCACTTATCTGCAGGACAAGCCGGCAGCGTTCCGCGTCATCGACACCCATGCCGGCGCCGGCCTCTATGATCTCGACAGCGACGAGGCGCGCCGCGGCGGCGAATGGCTGACCGGCATTGCCCGGCTGCTGCAGGCGCGCCTGTCGAACGAGAGCGCGGCGCTGACGAAGCCCTATCTCGACATCGTCCGCGCCTTCAATCCGAAGGGCGAGCTGAAGGTCTATCCAGGCTCGCCGTTGATCGCGCGCGGCCTGCTCAGGCCGCAGGACCGGCTCGTCGCCTGCGAGCTCGAGCCGAAGGCACGGAAAGCGCTGATCGACGCGCTGCGCCGCGACGAGCAGGCCCGCGTGGTCGATCTCGACGGCTGGGTGGCGCTGCCGGCTTTCGTGCCGCCGAAGGAGCGGCGCGGCCTCGTGTTGATCGATCCGCCCTTCGAGGCCAAGGACGAGTTCGAGCGGCTGGGCGAAGTCTTCTCGGCGGCGTTCGCGAAATGGCCGACCGGTATCTACGTAATCTGGTATCCCGCCAAGAACCGGCGCGCCACCGACACGCTGGCGCAAACCGTGGCGCGGCTCGCAGCTGCAGCAAAGCCGACCGGAAAATGCCTGCGCCTCGAATTCAGCGTCGCGCCGCAAGCCGACAGCGCCGCCCTCACTTCCACCGGGCTCCTGATCGTCAACCCGCCCTACACGCTGCACGGCGAGCTCAAGACCATTCTGCCGGAGCTGGAAATACCGCTCGGCCAGGGCGGGGCTGCCAGATTCCGACTGGAGGCGCCCAAGCCTTAA